From Streptomyces durmitorensis, a single genomic window includes:
- a CDS encoding beta-N-acetylhexosaminidase, with the protein MRQHHRSTRLFGSLLLVAAAGFSSVAAVPGGAGQAEEAATATTPTPLGRVIPAPASAVPGGSPYEINSKTRIRVDDSRDAHRIGSYLAGVLRPSTGYALKVTDDEGRDGIRLRLDAKDKSLGSEGYRLESKRGSVTITARKAAGLFYGVQTLRQQLPAAAEKTSKQKGPWLVAGGTIKDSPRYEHRGAMLDVSRHFFSVDKVKRYIDQMSLYKVNKLHLHLSDDQGWRIAIDSWPKLATYGGSTQVGGGKGGYYTKAQYKDIVQYAASRQLEVIPEIDMPGHTNAALASYADLNCDGVAPPLYTGTEVGFSSLCVKKDITYDFVDDVIREIAAMTPGKYIHIGGDEAHSTSHEDYVAFMNKVQPVVAKYGKTVIGWHQLTGATPAKGALAQYWGYDATGAAEREQVVNAAKKGTKLVLSPADRSYLDMKYDKDTPLGLSWAGYVSVQRSYDWDPGTYLAGAPADSVQGVEAELWSETLSTSAHIEYMAFPRLPGIAELGWSPASTHDWDTYKTRLAEQGPRWDALGIGYYKSPEVPWPGK; encoded by the coding sequence GTGAGACAGCACCACAGATCGACCCGCCTGTTCGGCTCGTTGCTGCTCGTGGCCGCGGCCGGATTCTCGTCCGTGGCCGCTGTGCCGGGCGGCGCCGGCCAAGCCGAGGAGGCAGCCACGGCCACCACCCCGACCCCGCTCGGCCGGGTGATCCCGGCCCCCGCGTCCGCCGTCCCGGGCGGATCCCCGTACGAGATCAACTCCAAGACCCGCATCCGGGTCGACGACTCGCGCGACGCGCACCGGATCGGCAGCTATCTGGCGGGCGTCCTGCGCCCCTCCACCGGCTACGCCCTGAAGGTCACCGACGACGAGGGCCGCGACGGCATCCGGCTGCGTCTCGACGCCAAGGACAAGTCCCTGGGGAGCGAGGGCTACCGCCTGGAGTCCAAGCGCGGTTCCGTCACCATCACGGCCCGCAAGGCCGCAGGGCTCTTCTACGGCGTCCAGACGCTGCGGCAGCAACTGCCCGCGGCCGCCGAGAAGACGAGCAAGCAGAAGGGCCCCTGGCTGGTCGCGGGCGGCACCATCAAGGACTCTCCCCGCTACGAACACCGCGGCGCCATGCTCGACGTGTCGCGGCACTTCTTCTCGGTCGACAAGGTCAAGCGCTACATCGACCAGATGTCGCTCTACAAGGTCAACAAGCTGCACCTGCACCTGAGCGACGACCAGGGCTGGCGCATCGCCATCGACTCCTGGCCCAAGCTCGCCACGTACGGCGGATCCACGCAGGTCGGCGGCGGCAAGGGCGGCTATTACACGAAGGCCCAGTACAAGGACATCGTCCAGTACGCGGCATCGCGGCAGCTCGAAGTCATTCCCGAGATCGACATGCCGGGCCACACGAACGCCGCGCTCGCCTCGTACGCCGACCTGAACTGCGACGGCGTCGCGCCCCCGCTCTACACCGGCACCGAGGTCGGCTTCAGCTCGCTGTGCGTGAAGAAGGACATCACGTACGACTTCGTGGACGACGTCATCCGCGAGATCGCCGCCATGACGCCCGGCAAGTACATCCACATCGGCGGCGACGAGGCGCACTCCACCAGCCACGAGGACTATGTGGCGTTCATGAACAAGGTGCAGCCGGTCGTCGCCAAGTACGGCAAGACCGTGATCGGCTGGCACCAGCTGACCGGCGCCACGCCCGCCAAGGGCGCTCTCGCGCAGTACTGGGGCTACGACGCCACCGGCGCCGCCGAGCGCGAGCAGGTCGTGAACGCGGCGAAGAAGGGCACCAAGCTGGTCCTCTCACCCGCGGACCGCTCCTACCTCGACATGAAGTACGACAAGGACACCCCGCTCGGCCTGTCCTGGGCGGGCTACGTCTCGGTGCAGCGCAGCTACGACTGGGACCCGGGGACGTACCTGGCGGGCGCGCCCGCGGACTCGGTCCAGGGTGTCGAGGCGGAGCTGTGGTCGGAGACGCTCTCGACCTCCGCGCACATCGAGTACATGGCGTTCCCGCGCCTGCCTGGCATCGCCGAGCTCGGCTGGTCGCCCGCGTCGACGCACGACTGGGACACGTACAAGACGCGGCTCGCCGAACAGGGGCCGCGCTGGGACGCGTTGGGCATCGGCTACTACAAGTCGCCCGAGGTGCCGTGGCCCGGTAAGTAG
- a CDS encoding hydroxymethylglutaryl-CoA lyase, with product MALPMVVPTQDLPPRVRIHEVGARDGLQNEKAVVPTQIKAEFIHRLAAAGLTTVEATSFVHPKWVPQLADSEQLFPLVRDLAQDGRAKLPVLVPNDRGLDRALALGARGIAVFVSATESFAKANLNRTMDEALAMSEPVVARAREQKVHVRGYLSMCFGDPWEGPVPIAQVVRTAKALLDMGCDELSLGDTIGVATPGHVLALLAELNEEGVPTDRIGVHFHDTYGQALANTLAALQHGVSTVDASAGGLGGCPYAKSATGNLATEDLVWMLDGLGIETGVDLGRLTATSAWMAEQLGRPSPSRTVRALTGTSHQEQ from the coding sequence ATGGCGCTCCCGATGGTCGTCCCCACCCAGGACCTCCCGCCCCGCGTCCGTATCCACGAGGTGGGCGCACGGGACGGCCTGCAGAACGAAAAGGCGGTCGTCCCCACGCAGATCAAGGCGGAGTTCATCCACCGCCTGGCCGCCGCGGGCCTCACGACCGTCGAGGCGACCAGCTTCGTGCACCCCAAGTGGGTGCCCCAACTGGCCGACTCCGAGCAGCTGTTCCCTCTCGTGCGCGACCTCGCACAGGACGGGAGGGCCAAGCTCCCCGTCCTGGTGCCGAACGACCGGGGCCTGGACCGCGCCCTGGCGCTCGGCGCCCGCGGCATCGCCGTCTTCGTCAGCGCCACGGAGTCCTTCGCCAAGGCCAACCTCAACCGCACGATGGACGAGGCCCTCGCGATGTCGGAGCCGGTCGTGGCCCGCGCCCGCGAGCAGAAGGTGCACGTGCGGGGCTATCTCTCCATGTGCTTCGGCGACCCGTGGGAGGGCCCCGTGCCCATCGCCCAGGTCGTCCGCACCGCCAAGGCCCTCCTGGACATGGGCTGCGACGAGCTGAGCCTGGGCGACACCATCGGCGTGGCCACGCCGGGCCATGTCCTGGCCCTGCTTGCCGAGTTGAACGAAGAGGGCGTGCCGACGGACCGCATCGGCGTGCACTTCCACGACACGTACGGCCAGGCGCTCGCCAACACCCTCGCCGCCCTTCAGCACGGAGTCAGCACGGTCGACGCGTCGGCGGGCGGCCTCGGCGGCTGTCCGTACGCGAAGAGCGCCACCGGCAACCTCGCCACCGAAGACCTCGTATGGATGCTCGACGGCCTCGGCATCGAGACCGGCGTCGACCTCGGCCGCCTCACCGCCACCAGCGCGTGGATGGCCGAACAACTGGGCCGACCCAGCCCCTCCCGCACCGTCCGTGCCCTGACGGGCACCTCCCACCAGGAGCAGTGA
- a CDS encoding ABC transporter substrate-binding protein, with the protein MSHARFPQPSRRGILAAGGALGLTALLAACGDEKKSGSGKADAGDSGPWSFKDDRGKTAKQDSTPKNIVAFTGVAAALFDYGIEVKGVFGPTKAKGGKADVQAGDMDISKLTILGNEWGKFNIEKYASLAPDLLVSTMFDDAGTLWSVPEDSKDKILKLAPSVGVSVYDRQMTEPLQRLLALAESLGADVKADKVVKAKKRFEAAAERLRKVAKANKDIKVLVGSASQDIFYVSGTNLSADLEYFKSLGVNFVEPSESAKKASGGWFENLSWENVNKHAADVIMMDNRTATIQPADIEKPTWAKLPAVKAGQVIPRVTEPIYSYDKCAPILEDLADAIEKAKKVS; encoded by the coding sequence ATGTCCCACGCCCGCTTCCCTCAGCCTTCCCGCCGCGGCATTCTCGCCGCCGGCGGCGCTCTCGGTCTCACGGCCCTGCTGGCAGCCTGCGGTGACGAGAAGAAGAGCGGCTCGGGCAAGGCGGACGCCGGCGACTCCGGCCCTTGGAGCTTCAAGGACGACCGCGGCAAGACCGCGAAGCAGGACTCGACCCCGAAGAACATCGTCGCCTTCACCGGCGTCGCCGCCGCCCTCTTCGACTACGGCATCGAGGTCAAGGGCGTCTTCGGCCCGACCAAGGCCAAGGGCGGCAAGGCCGACGTCCAGGCCGGTGACATGGACATCAGCAAGCTGACGATCCTGGGCAACGAATGGGGGAAGTTCAACATCGAGAAGTACGCGAGTCTCGCCCCCGACCTCCTCGTCTCCACGATGTTCGACGACGCGGGCACCCTGTGGTCCGTCCCCGAGGACAGCAAGGACAAGATCCTCAAGCTCGCCCCGAGCGTGGGCGTCAGCGTCTACGACCGCCAGATGACCGAGCCCCTCCAGCGCCTCCTCGCGCTCGCCGAGTCGCTCGGCGCGGACGTGAAGGCCGACAAGGTCGTCAAGGCGAAGAAGCGCTTCGAGGCCGCCGCCGAGCGGCTGCGCAAGGTCGCCAAGGCGAACAAGGACATCAAGGTCCTCGTCGGCTCGGCCAGCCAGGACATCTTCTACGTCTCCGGCACGAACCTCTCCGCCGACCTGGAGTACTTCAAGTCCCTCGGCGTGAACTTCGTCGAGCCGTCCGAGAGCGCCAAGAAGGCGAGCGGCGGCTGGTTCGAGAACCTGAGCTGGGAGAACGTCAACAAGCACGCCGCGGACGTCATCATGATGGACAACCGCACCGCCACGATCCAGCCCGCCGACATCGAGAAGCCGACCTGGGCGAAGCTGCCCGCGGTCAAGGCCGGGCAGGTCATCCCCCGCGTCACCGAGCCCATTTACTCGTACGACAAGTGCGCCCCGATCCTCGAGGACCTCGCCGACGCGATCGAGAAGGCCAAGAAGGTCAGCTGA
- a CDS encoding GNAT family N-acetyltransferase, translating into MSNTADLTLRPLDPLKDSELLHGWVTHPKASFWMMQDATLPDVEREYMAIAAHEHHDAFIGLHQGVPAFLMERYDPRYVELVGLYEPQPGDVGMHFLTAPSDVRIPGFTRDVITKVMETLFADPATERVVVEPDIDNTAVHALNEAVGFRASEVIQKPEKKALLSFCTREQFETAVRERESAI; encoded by the coding sequence ATGAGCAACACCGCAGACCTGACCCTGCGCCCCCTCGACCCCCTGAAGGACTCCGAGCTCCTGCACGGCTGGGTCACCCACCCCAAGGCCTCGTTCTGGATGATGCAGGACGCGACGCTGCCGGACGTCGAGCGCGAGTACATGGCGATCGCCGCCCACGAGCACCACGACGCGTTCATCGGCCTGCACCAAGGCGTCCCCGCCTTCCTGATGGAGCGCTACGACCCCCGGTACGTCGAGCTCGTCGGCCTCTACGAGCCGCAGCCCGGCGACGTCGGCATGCACTTCCTCACCGCGCCGTCCGACGTCCGCATCCCCGGCTTCACCCGTGACGTGATCACCAAGGTCATGGAGACGCTCTTCGCCGACCCCGCGACCGAGCGCGTGGTGGTCGAACCCGACATCGACAACACGGCCGTGCACGCCCTCAACGAAGCCGTCGGCTTCCGGGCGTCCGAGGTCATCCAGAAGCCGGAGAAGAAGGCTCTGCTGAGCTTCTGCACCCGCGAACAGTTCGAAACAGCAGTACGCGAAAGGGAATCGGCGATATGA
- a CDS encoding pyridoxal phosphate-dependent decarboxylase family protein, protein MRSHLLNDTTAERYRSSVTEGVERVAARIATTSRPFTGVSVDDLAPRIEAVDLDEPLHDTIAALDELDELYLRDAVYFHHPRYLAHLNCPVVIPAVLGEAVLSAVNSSLDTWDQSAGGTLIERRLIDWTAERIGLGPAADGVFTSGGSQSNLQAMLLAREEAAKAGKPATQLRIFASEVGHFSIQKAATLLGLGEDAVIVIPTDHNKRMQTVALARELERCLADDLTPMAVVATAGTTDFGSIDPLPEIAELCEQYGTWMHVDAAYGCGLLASLKNRHLIDGIERADSVTVDYHKSFFQPVSSSAVLVRDRSTLSHATYHAEYLNPRRMVQERIPNQVDKSLQTTRRFDALKLWMTLRVMGADAIGELFDSVCDMADDGWRLLAADPRYDVVVEPQLSTLVFRYIPESICDPTAIDRANLYARKALFASGDAVVAGTKVGERQYLKFTLLNPETTVADITAVLDLIAGHAEQYLGETLDRAS, encoded by the coding sequence ATGCGCTCGCACCTGCTCAACGACACCACCGCGGAGCGTTACCGCAGTTCCGTGACCGAAGGAGTCGAGCGGGTGGCGGCCAGGATCGCCACCACCTCACGCCCCTTTACCGGCGTCTCCGTCGACGACCTCGCGCCCCGCATCGAGGCCGTCGACCTGGACGAGCCCCTGCACGACACCATCGCCGCCCTGGACGAGCTCGACGAGCTCTACCTGCGCGACGCCGTGTACTTCCACCATCCCCGCTACCTCGCCCACCTCAACTGCCCGGTCGTCATACCGGCCGTGCTCGGCGAGGCGGTGCTCTCCGCGGTCAACTCTTCCCTCGACACCTGGGATCAATCCGCCGGCGGCACACTGATCGAGCGCCGTCTCATCGACTGGACGGCCGAACGCATCGGGCTCGGCCCGGCCGCCGACGGCGTGTTCACGAGCGGCGGTTCGCAGTCCAACCTCCAGGCCATGCTGCTCGCCCGCGAGGAGGCCGCCAAGGCGGGAAAGCCGGCCACGCAGCTGCGCATCTTCGCCTCCGAGGTCGGCCACTTCAGCATCCAGAAGGCCGCGACGCTGCTCGGCCTCGGCGAGGACGCCGTGATCGTCATCCCCACCGATCACAACAAGCGCATGCAGACCGTGGCCCTCGCCCGCGAGCTGGAGCGCTGCCTGGCCGACGACCTCACCCCCATGGCGGTCGTCGCCACAGCGGGCACCACCGACTTCGGCTCCATCGACCCGCTGCCCGAGATCGCCGAACTGTGCGAGCAGTACGGCACCTGGATGCACGTCGACGCGGCGTACGGCTGCGGCCTGCTCGCCTCGCTCAAGAACCGGCACCTCATCGACGGCATCGAGCGCGCCGACTCCGTCACGGTCGACTACCACAAGTCCTTCTTCCAGCCGGTGAGTTCCTCCGCCGTCCTGGTCCGTGACCGCTCGACGCTGAGCCACGCGACGTACCACGCGGAGTACCTCAACCCGCGCCGCATGGTGCAGGAGCGCATCCCCAACCAGGTCGACAAGTCCCTCCAGACGACGCGGCGCTTCGACGCCCTCAAGCTGTGGATGACCCTGCGCGTGATGGGCGCCGACGCCATCGGCGAGCTCTTCGACTCCGTCTGCGACATGGCGGACGACGGCTGGCGGCTGCTCGCCGCCGACCCCCGCTACGACGTCGTCGTCGAGCCGCAGCTCTCGACGCTCGTCTTCCGCTACATCCCGGAGTCGATCTGCGACCCGACCGCGATCGACCGCGCCAACCTGTACGCCCGCAAGGCCCTGTTCGCCTCCGGTGACGCCGTCGTCGCGGGCACCAAGGTCGGCGAGCGCCAGTACCTCAAGTTCACCCTGCTCAATCCCGAGACCACGGTCGCCGACATCACGGCCGTCCTCGATCTGATCGCCGGCCACGCCGAGCAGTACCTGGGAGAGACCCTTGACCGCGCTTCCTGA
- a CDS encoding IucA/IucC family protein, translating into MTLSDATAHLSPERWEQANRLLIRKAIAEFAHERLFTPEPLGDATYVIRSDDALTRYRFTAKRLRLDHWQVDADSISRHRDGTELPLNALDFFIELRTALGLSDEILPVYLEEISSTLSGTCYKLTKPAIPSAELSRSGFQEIETGMTEGHPCFVANNGRLGFGVHEYLSYAPETASPVRLVWLAASKERAAFTAGAGIDYESFFRAELGQETLDRFDRTLRDQGLDPDDYLLIPAHPWQWWNKLSVTFAAEVAQRHLVCLGEGDDEYLAQQSIRTFFNTSDPAKHYVKTALSVINMGFMRGLSAAYMEATPAINDWLANLIDTDETLKSTGLTIIRERAAVGYRHLEYEAATDRYSPYRKMLAALWRESPVPSLAEGEQLATMASLLHTDLDGASFAGALIERSGLTPAEWLRGYLHAYLTPLLHSFYMYDLVFMPHGENVILVLKDGVVQRAIFKDIAEEIAVMDPDAVLPPAVERLRVEVPDDQKLLSIFTDVFDCFFRFLSANLVTEGLVDEETFWGAVAECVSAYQEATPQLADKFKQFDMFAPEFARSCLNRLQLRDNEQMVDLADPAGALQLVGTLKNPIA; encoded by the coding sequence ATGACCCTGTCCGACGCCACGGCGCACCTCTCCCCCGAGCGCTGGGAGCAGGCCAACCGCCTCCTCATCCGCAAGGCCATCGCCGAGTTCGCCCACGAGCGGCTCTTCACCCCGGAGCCACTGGGCGACGCCACATACGTCATCCGCAGCGACGACGCCCTGACCCGCTACCGCTTCACCGCCAAGCGGCTGCGCCTCGACCACTGGCAGGTCGACGCCGACTCGATCTCCCGGCACCGCGACGGCACCGAACTCCCGCTCAACGCGCTCGACTTCTTCATCGAGCTGCGCACCGCCCTCGGCCTGAGCGACGAGATCCTGCCGGTCTACCTGGAGGAGATCTCCTCCACCCTCTCGGGCACCTGCTACAAACTCACCAAGCCCGCGATCCCCTCCGCCGAGCTCTCCCGCTCCGGCTTCCAGGAGATCGAGACGGGCATGACCGAGGGCCACCCCTGCTTCGTCGCCAACAACGGCCGGCTCGGCTTCGGTGTGCACGAGTACCTCTCGTACGCTCCCGAGACCGCGAGCCCCGTACGGCTCGTGTGGCTGGCGGCCAGCAAGGAGCGCGCCGCGTTCACCGCGGGCGCCGGGATCGACTACGAGTCGTTCTTCCGGGCCGAGCTGGGCCAGGAGACCCTGGACCGCTTCGACCGCACACTCCGCGACCAGGGCCTGGACCCGGACGACTACCTTTTGATCCCGGCCCACCCCTGGCAGTGGTGGAACAAACTGTCCGTGACGTTCGCGGCCGAGGTCGCCCAGCGGCACCTGGTCTGCCTGGGCGAGGGCGACGACGAGTACCTGGCCCAGCAGTCGATCCGTACGTTCTTCAACACGAGCGACCCGGCCAAGCACTACGTCAAAACGGCCCTCTCGGTCATCAACATGGGCTTCATGCGCGGGCTTTCGGCCGCGTACATGGAGGCGACCCCGGCGATCAACGACTGGCTCGCGAACCTCATCGACACCGACGAGACCCTGAAGTCGACCGGCCTGACGATCATCCGCGAGCGCGCGGCCGTCGGCTATCGCCACCTGGAGTACGAGGCCGCCACCGACCGCTACTCCCCGTACCGCAAAATGCTCGCGGCCCTGTGGCGCGAGAGCCCCGTCCCGTCCCTGGCCGAGGGCGAGCAGCTGGCCACGATGGCCTCGCTCCTGCACACCGACCTCGACGGCGCGTCCTTCGCGGGCGCCCTCATCGAGCGCTCGGGGCTCACCCCCGCCGAGTGGCTGCGCGGCTACCTGCACGCCTATCTGACGCCGCTGCTGCACAGCTTCTACATGTACGACCTCGTCTTCATGCCGCACGGCGAGAACGTCATCCTGGTGCTCAAGGACGGCGTCGTACAGCGGGCGATCTTCAAGGACATCGCCGAGGAGATCGCGGTCATGGACCCGGACGCGGTGCTTCCGCCGGCGGTGGAGCGGCTGCGGGTCGAGGTCCCCGACGACCAGAAGCTCCTGTCCATCTTCACGGACGTCTTCGACTGCTTCTTCCGCTTCCTGTCCGCGAACCTCGTCACCGAGGGCCTGGTGGACGAGGAGACGTTCTGGGGCGCCGTCGCCGAGTGCGTGAGCGCCTACCAGGAGGCCACGCCCCAACTGGCCGACAAGTTCAAGCAGTTCGACATGTTCGCCCCCGAGTTCGCGCGCTCCTGCCTGAACAGGCTCCAGCTGCGGGACAACGAGCAGATGGTGGACCTCGCCGATCCGGCGGGCGCGCTGCAGCTGGTCGGGACGCTGAAGAACCCGATCGCGTAA
- a CDS encoding lysine N(6)-hydroxylase/L-ornithine N(5)-oxygenase family protein, with protein MTALPDHREPLDFIGVGLGPFNLGLACLTEPIDELSGLFLESKPDFEWHSGMFLEGAHLQTPFMSDLVTLADPTSPYSFLNYLKEAGRLYSFYIRENFYPLRTEYNDYCRWAAAKLSSIRFSTTVTEVTYADDLYVVHTTSGDTFRARHLVLGTGTPPHIPESCADLGGDFIHNSRYLQSKQELQKKESITLVGSGQSAAEIYYDLLSEIDVHGYQLNWVTRSPRFFPLEYTKLTLEMTSPEYVDYFHALPEATRYRLQDQQKTLFKGIDGDLINEIFDLLYQKNLGGPVPTRLLTNSSLQSARHENGTYTLGLRQDEQGKDFELESEGLILATGYQYVTPDFLEPVRDRIRWDGRGRFEVARNYSIDTTGRGIFLQNGAVHTHSLTSPDLGMGPYRNAYIIGELLGSEYYPVEKSIAFQEFAV; from the coding sequence TTGACCGCGCTTCCTGATCACCGAGAACCACTGGACTTCATCGGTGTCGGCCTTGGCCCCTTCAACCTCGGTCTCGCCTGCCTGACCGAACCCATCGACGAGCTCAGCGGCCTCTTCCTGGAGTCCAAGCCGGACTTCGAGTGGCACTCGGGCATGTTCCTGGAGGGCGCTCACCTCCAGACCCCGTTCATGTCGGACCTCGTCACCCTCGCGGACCCGACGTCCCCCTACTCCTTCCTCAACTACCTGAAGGAAGCAGGGCGGCTCTACTCGTTCTACATCCGCGAGAACTTCTATCCGCTGCGCACGGAGTACAACGACTACTGCCGCTGGGCCGCCGCGAAGCTCTCCTCCATCCGCTTCAGCACGACGGTGACCGAGGTGACGTACGCGGATGATCTGTACGTCGTCCACACCACCTCCGGCGACACCTTCCGCGCCCGTCACCTCGTCCTGGGGACCGGCACTCCGCCGCACATCCCCGAGTCGTGCGCGGACCTCGGCGGGGACTTCATCCACAACTCCCGCTATCTGCAGTCCAAGCAGGAGCTCCAGAAGAAGGAGTCGATCACGCTCGTCGGCAGCGGCCAGTCCGCCGCCGAGATCTACTACGACCTCCTGAGCGAGATCGACGTCCACGGCTACCAGCTCAACTGGGTCACGCGCTCCCCGCGCTTCTTCCCTCTTGAGTACACCAAGCTGACGCTTGAGATGACCTCCCCGGAGTACGTCGACTACTTCCACGCCCTGCCGGAGGCCACCCGCTACCGCCTCCAGGATCAGCAGAAGACGCTCTTCAAGGGCATCGACGGCGACCTGATCAACGAGATCTTCGACCTGCTCTACCAGAAGAACCTCGGCGGCCCGGTCCCGACGCGTCTGCTCACCAACTCCTCGCTGCAGAGCGCCCGTCACGAGAACGGCACCTACACCCTCGGCCTGCGCCAGGACGAGCAGGGCAAGGACTTCGAGCTGGAATCCGAGGGCCTGATCCTGGCCACCGGCTACCAGTACGTCACGCCCGACTTCCTGGAGCCGGTCCGCGACCGGATCCGCTGGGACGGCCGCGGCCGCTTCGAGGTCGCCCGCAACTACTCGATCGACACCACGGGCCGCGGCATCTTCCTCCAGAACGGCGCCGTGCACACCCACTCCCTGACCAGCCCCGACCTGGGCATGGGCCCGTACCGCAACGCGTACATCATCGGTGAGCTGCTCGGCTCCGAGTACTACCCCGTCGAGAAGTCCATCGCGTTCCAGGAGTTCGCCGTATGA
- a CDS encoding acyl-CoA dehydrogenase family protein, with the protein MDHRLSPEHEELRRTVEEFAHDVVAPKIGDLYERHEFPYEIVREMGRMGLFGLPFPEEHGGMGGDYLALGIALEELARVDSSVAITLEAGVSLGAMPIHLFGTDEQKREWLPRLCSGELLGAFGLTEPDGGSDAGGTRTTAVRDGDEWVINGSKCFITNSGTDITGLVTVTAVTGRKEDGRPLISSIIVPSGTPGFTVAAPYSKVGWNASDTRELAFSDVRVPVANLLGEEGRGYAQFLRILDEGRVAISALATGLAQGCVDESVKYAKERHAFGKPIGANQAIQFKIADMEMRAHMARVGWRDAASRLVGGEPFKKEAAIAKLYSSTVAVDNAREATQIHGGYGFMNEYPVARMWRDSKILEIGEGTSEVQRMLIARELGFVG; encoded by the coding sequence ATGGACCACCGTCTGTCCCCCGAGCACGAAGAACTCCGCCGCACGGTCGAGGAGTTCGCGCACGACGTCGTCGCCCCCAAGATCGGCGACCTGTACGAACGGCACGAGTTCCCGTACGAGATCGTGCGCGAGATGGGCCGCATGGGCCTGTTCGGCCTGCCCTTCCCCGAGGAGCACGGCGGCATGGGCGGCGACTATCTCGCCCTCGGCATCGCGCTCGAAGAGCTGGCGCGGGTCGACTCCTCGGTGGCGATCACCCTGGAGGCGGGCGTCTCGCTCGGCGCGATGCCGATCCACCTCTTCGGCACGGACGAGCAGAAGCGCGAGTGGCTGCCCCGGCTCTGCTCCGGTGAACTCCTGGGTGCCTTCGGCCTGACCGAGCCGGACGGCGGCTCGGACGCGGGCGGCACCCGCACGACCGCGGTGCGGGACGGCGACGAGTGGGTGATCAACGGCTCCAAGTGCTTCATCACCAACTCCGGCACGGACATCACGGGCCTGGTCACGGTCACCGCCGTCACCGGCCGCAAGGAGGACGGCCGTCCGCTGATCTCCTCGATCATCGTGCCGTCGGGGACACCGGGCTTCACGGTCGCGGCTCCGTACTCGAAGGTCGGCTGGAACGCATCGGACACCCGTGAGCTGGCCTTCTCGGACGTGCGGGTCCCGGTGGCCAACCTCCTGGGCGAAGAGGGCCGCGGCTATGCCCAGTTCCTGCGGATCCTGGACGAGGGCCGGGTCGCGATCTCCGCGCTCGCCACGGGCCTCGCGCAGGGCTGCGTCGACGAGTCCGTGAAGTACGCCAAGGAGCGGCACGCCTTCGGCAAGCCCATCGGGGCGAATCAGGCGATCCAGTTCAAGATCGCCGACATGGAGATGCGGGCGCACATGGCCCGGGTCGGCTGGCGGGACGCGGCGTCGCGCCTCGTCGGCGGGGAGCCCTTCAAGAAGGAGGCGGCGATCGCGAAGCTCTACTCCTCCACGGTCGCCGTCGACAACGCCCGCGAGGCCACCCAGATCCACGGCGGGTACGGCTTCATGAACGAATACCCCGTGGCACGGATGTGGCGGGACTCCAAGATCCTGGAGATCGGCGAGGGCACCAGCGAGGTGCAGCGCATGCTGATCGCCAGGGAGCTGGGATTCGTGGGATAA